AGCGGTGGTGCGCTTCAGGGCGAGATATTTCATCTTGGCGGCGGAGTAGCGCTGGCCGAAGCTTTTGTAACCGGTCAGAAGCGGCAAGAGCAATACGAGAAAGAGAGCAAGGCAACGGGCCTGTGATATTCGACTTTTCATAGATAGGGTCCCGGTGGACGGGTGGGCCATGTGGTTTACTTTGGCAGGCGCTACATTATATTAAAAGGCGTGAATCCCTTTGTCAAGGGGGGGTTAAAGGGCGGGGGCTAAAGCAAGGGGTGAAGGCTTAAAGGTCAGATGAATCCCCACCTTTCGTTCCGCGATGACCTTCTAGATTGTCGTTGCCGGCTGGAGGCTAAGTCCCGATGTCCCAGGAGGACAGGTAACCTTCCTGCTTTTTGGTGAGAGTGTCTATTTTGACGCCCAGGGATTTGAGTTTCAGCGATGCGATGGCCTTATCAATCTCCTCCGGCACCGGATAGACTTTAGACTCCAGCTCCCCTGCGTTTTGATGAATGTACTCGGCCGCCAAGGCCTGGTTCGCGAAGCTCATGTCCATGACGCTGGAGGGATGTCCCTCGGCGGCAGTGAGATTGATGAGCCTCCCCTCGCCCAAGACATAGAGACGACGTTGGTTCTTCAATGTGTACTCCTCGAGGAAGGGTCTGATGGTCCGCCTTTTCACAGTCATCCGCTCGAGGCCCGGAAGGTCGATCTCCACATTGAAGTGCCCGGAGTTGCAAAGGATGGCCCCATCTTTCATCTTCTTGAAGTGCGTAGGTCTAATGACCGATATATCTCCCGTAATCGTGACGAAGATGTCCCCAATGGGGGCCGCCTCGCCCATCGGGAGCGCCTCGAATCCATCCATAATCGCCTCTAAGGCCCTCATCGGATTGACTTCAGTCACCAGCACCCTTGCGCCTGCGCCCCTGGCACGCATTGCAACACCACGGCCGCACCAGCCGTATCCGCATACGACGAAGACGCTCCCGGCAATGAGCTTGTTGGTGGCGCGTACGATCCCGTCCAAGGTGCTTTGGCCCGTCCCGTAGCGGTTGTCAAAGAGGTATTTTGTTTCGGCGTCGTTGACGGCGACAATCGGGTAGCGTAGCACCCCATTGGTCGCCATGCTTCGGAGGCGGATGACGCCCGTGGTGGTCTCCTCGGTCCCGCCCACGACGTGGGCCAGCGCGTCCTGGCGATCCGTATGGAGTGTCGATACGATATCGGCCCCGTCGTCCATGGTGAGATGCGGTTTCGAGTCGAGCACGTTGTTAAGATGGCGGTAATACGTATCGTTGTCTTCGCCTTTGATGGCATAGACCGGAACCTCGTCGTGCTTAACGAGGGTCGCCGCCACATCGTCCTGGGTTGATAGGGGGTTTGAAGCGCAGACGAAACATTCGGCTCCGCCGGCTTTTAGGGTTCGGACGAGGGCGGCCGTCTCAGTCGTCACGTGAAGGCAGGCAGCCAACCTGACGCCCTTCAGAGGCTTCTCGCGTTTGAAGCGCCTTCGGATCAACTTGAGAACCGGCATGCTCTTTTCGGCCCATTCCACCCGAAGTCGGCCTTGGTCGGCCAGGCTTACATCTAAAACGTCGTAGTCCATAATCGTGACTCTTTGTAAAAGGGGTTAGATACTAAAGGCCAGCGTCTTTTCTGAGGGTATCGGCCATATCGGTCCGCTCCCAGGTGAACTCCGGCTCTTCCCGTCCAAAGTGGCCGTAGGCTGCGGTCTTTTTGTAGATAGGTCGTCTAAGGTCTAGATACTCAATCATGGCCTTGGGTTTGAAGGAGAAATTGTCTCGAACGATCTCAACGATCCGCTCGGGATCGATCTTTTCCGTCTTGTACGTGTCGATGAGAATGCTTATCGG
This portion of the Nitrospinota bacterium genome encodes:
- a CDS encoding adenosylhomocysteinase → MDYDVLDVSLADQGRLRVEWAEKSMPVLKLIRRRFKREKPLKGVRLAACLHVTTETAALVRTLKAGGAECFVCASNPLSTQDDVAATLVKHDEVPVYAIKGEDNDTYYRHLNNVLDSKPHLTMDDGADIVSTLHTDRQDALAHVVGGTEETTTGVIRLRSMATNGVLRYPIVAVNDAETKYLFDNRYGTGQSTLDGIVRATNKLIAGSVFVVCGYGWCGRGVAMRARGAGARVLVTEVNPMRALEAIMDGFEALPMGEAAPIGDIFVTITGDISVIRPTHFKKMKDGAILCNSGHFNVEIDLPGLERMTVKRRTIRPFLEEYTLKNQRRLYVLGEGRLINLTAAEGHPSSVMDMSFANQALAAEYIHQNAGELESKVYPVPEEIDKAIASLKLKSLGVKIDTLTKKQEGYLSSWDIGT